From Bacillus sp. Bos-x628, the proteins below share one genomic window:
- a CDS encoding DNA polymerase III has product MFKEVIFLDIMLYHAFLPENHQHHVPFKDIMEDGIKSTTQSNHVYGNGGSIHLEITERFRPVGAADWIDFKNTVRANITNRFSKSFCFPVFTNKIKVFNSEISLNIYDQAFYEDLKYTDEEALNFDTGKSLEYWIKEYWQSMVSLEQYIEKKPYKEPEILIFEDVPRQIIKVCEK; this is encoded by the coding sequence ATGTTTAAGGAAGTGATATTTTTGGATATTATGTTATACCATGCCTTTTTACCTGAAAACCATCAACATCATGTGCCATTTAAAGATATAATGGAAGATGGAATAAAAAGTACTACTCAATCAAATCATGTGTATGGTAATGGTGGGAGTATTCATTTGGAGATTACAGAACGGTTTAGACCAGTTGGAGCAGCGGATTGGATTGACTTCAAAAACACTGTAAGGGCAAATATTACAAACCGATTTTCTAAGTCATTTTGCTTTCCTGTATTCACGAATAAAATTAAGGTGTTTAATAGTGAGATATCATTAAATATTTACGACCAAGCATTCTATGAGGATTTAAAATATACTGACGAAGAAGCTTTGAATTTTGATACAGGTAAAAGTCTTGAATATTGGATTAAAGAGTATTGGCAGAGCATGGTGTCTTTGGAACAATATATTGAAAAAAAGCCATATAAAGAACCTGAGATTTTAATTTTTGAGGATGTACCCAGACAAATCATCAAAGTATGTGAAAAGTAA
- a CDS encoding multifunctional 2',3'-cyclic-nucleotide 2'-phosphodiesterase/3'-nucleotidase/5'-nucleotidase: MKKQANRAKRRKNLSILLTSIMMISLIFPAALIHAEAESGNAIQVSILATTDVHANMMNYNYYSDKETNEFGLAKTAELIEKHRLQNPNTLLVDNGDLIQGTPLGEYVYKNEKDSIINRTKVHPIIHTLNQLKYDAGTLGNHEFNYGLSFLDGTIAGANFPIVNANVKKLNGEHRFTPYVIQNKTFKDAMGRSQTVKVGYIGFVPPQIMTWDKKNLDGQVQVQDIVESANETIPEMKEKGADIIIALAHTGIEKTAQPKGSENMIFELATKTKGINAIVSGHQHGAFPSSAYSGVDTFDVSKGTINGIPVVMSKNWGSYLGIIDLTLEPDGSKWKVTNGTGKIESVTQVTSQNSTVKNAIQTTHQNTLDYVRKPVGKTEADINSFFAQVIDDPSIQIVTDAQKWYAREKMKDTQYKNLPILSAGAPFKAGGRNGVNDYTNIAKGDLAIKNIGDLYLYDNTVQIVKLKGSEVKDWLEMSAGQFNQIKPNNSNEQPILNEDYRSYNFDVIDGVTYQIDVTQPAKYSTTGTLIHANANRIKNLSYNGKPVSANQEFLVVTNNYRASGGGGFPHLTQDKVVLASADENRQVLMDYIIEQKTINPSADQNWSIVPVKGATLTFESSLLAKPFAEKSNNVAFVRNASTDGLGVYKLSFTQDGTTEPPASDNWKLTVMHTNDTHAHLDDAARRATKIKEVRAQSENNILLDAGDVFSGDLYFTKWQGLADLKLMNLMKYDAMTFGNHEFDKGPTALRQFLTGDASLVDAKNRHNFEKPAFPIVSSNVDVSKEKRLSDLVKKPTTLKAGEKKEPGIYPYILLDVSGEKVAVFGLTTEDTAITSSSGPNIKFNDAYQKATDTVNTIQKEEKINKIIALTHIGYHRDLELAKKVDGIDLIIGGHTHTLVKKLKVVNKKEPTIVAQVKDYGQFLGKVDVVFNKKGVVQPKESSFHLMTIDDSVKEDAEAKAILDKYKTDIHDLKTEKIGQTDVLLDGQREHVRAKETNLGDFIADGMLKKAKESSGADLAITNGGGIRSSIEKGDITLGDILTVMPFGNTLYVADLKGSQIKKALEQGLSSIEEGGGAFPHVAGIEYTFTLSKPSGSRLIDVKLKDQNGGLSNIDDQKTYRVATNAFVGTGGDGYSVFTEASYGEDLGYVDYEIFKEQIEKANGRISPTIDHRVKEVFLPHSKGKGAYDIQDDAKFQMYVQHTNKALLYLDKARHTQNIQLSLSKAQITELKKRKQDPYVTIYHDRAGLELPLTNLSEKNADVWMAKTGKVKNALTDTYDFHIKQNKKSVSTFKEPVKLSFTLDEPAKAKKPSIYYVDREKNRFSQTSNGSFKNGVVTGETNHFSEYTVLNQSEAVATVPDRTGDQGDTNTPSGKNPNQNQNGTDFLGGALPHTATMMYTAMLIGLLMLASGGILYDYQRNRARKGVSSKQ; the protein is encoded by the coding sequence GTGAAGAAGCAAGCAAATAGAGCTAAACGAAGGAAAAACTTGTCTATTCTGCTCACTTCCATTATGATGATTAGTCTCATTTTCCCAGCAGCACTCATTCACGCAGAAGCAGAAAGCGGCAATGCCATTCAAGTGAGCATCTTAGCCACAACAGATGTTCATGCCAACATGATGAATTACAATTATTACAGCGACAAAGAAACAAATGAATTCGGTTTAGCCAAAACAGCCGAGCTGATTGAAAAACACCGTTTACAAAATCCAAATACACTCCTTGTTGATAACGGAGACCTGATTCAAGGAACCCCTCTTGGAGAATACGTTTACAAAAATGAGAAAGACAGCATCATCAATCGAACAAAGGTTCACCCCATTATTCATACACTCAATCAACTAAAATATGATGCAGGAACACTTGGCAATCATGAATTTAACTATGGATTATCATTCCTTGATGGAACCATCGCTGGCGCAAACTTCCCCATCGTAAATGCGAACGTCAAAAAATTAAATGGCGAACACCGATTTACTCCTTATGTGATTCAAAACAAAACGTTCAAAGATGCAATGGGAAGGTCACAAACCGTAAAAGTTGGATACATAGGATTCGTTCCGCCACAAATTATGACGTGGGATAAGAAGAATTTAGATGGACAAGTTCAAGTACAAGATATAGTCGAGTCTGCCAATGAAACCATTCCTGAAATGAAAGAAAAAGGTGCTGATATCATCATTGCTCTTGCTCATACAGGAATTGAAAAAACAGCCCAGCCTAAAGGGTCAGAAAATATGATTTTTGAACTTGCCACAAAGACAAAGGGCATTAATGCCATTGTGTCCGGTCATCAGCATGGGGCATTCCCAAGTTCCGCTTACAGTGGTGTAGACACATTCGATGTATCCAAAGGAACCATCAATGGCATTCCAGTCGTCATGTCGAAAAACTGGGGAAGCTACCTCGGCATCATTGATTTAACACTGGAGCCAGACGGTAGCAAATGGAAAGTGACAAACGGAACAGGGAAAATTGAATCAGTCACGCAGGTCACATCTCAAAACAGTACAGTCAAAAATGCCATTCAAACCACTCACCAAAACACACTTGATTATGTCAGAAAGCCTGTCGGAAAAACAGAAGCAGACATTAATAGCTTTTTTGCCCAAGTGATAGATGATCCTTCAATTCAAATTGTGACAGATGCACAAAAGTGGTATGCACGAGAGAAAATGAAAGATACTCAGTACAAAAACCTGCCAATTTTGTCTGCTGGCGCGCCATTTAAAGCCGGCGGCCGAAATGGTGTCAATGATTATACGAATATTGCCAAAGGAGATCTAGCGATTAAAAATATCGGCGATCTCTATCTTTACGACAACACCGTACAAATCGTCAAGCTCAAGGGCAGTGAAGTGAAAGACTGGTTAGAAATGTCTGCTGGACAATTTAACCAAATTAAACCGAATAACTCAAATGAACAGCCAATTTTAAACGAAGATTATCGCTCATATAACTTTGATGTGATTGACGGTGTCACCTATCAAATTGATGTGACACAACCTGCAAAATATAGCACAACCGGCACACTCATTCATGCCAATGCCAACCGGATTAAAAACCTTTCATACAATGGAAAACCTGTATCTGCCAATCAAGAGTTTTTAGTCGTGACGAACAACTATCGTGCTTCTGGCGGTGGAGGCTTCCCGCATCTAACGCAAGATAAAGTCGTGCTCGCATCTGCAGATGAGAATCGCCAAGTGCTAATGGACTATATCATTGAACAAAAAACAATCAATCCAAGTGCCGATCAAAACTGGTCCATTGTGCCAGTGAAGGGTGCAACTCTAACCTTTGAGTCTTCCCTCCTCGCAAAACCATTCGCAGAGAAATCAAACAACGTCGCATTTGTTCGTAACGCAAGCACAGATGGACTCGGTGTGTACAAACTATCCTTCACTCAAGATGGCACAACGGAACCACCTGCGTCAGACAACTGGAAATTGACCGTCATGCACACAAACGATACTCATGCACACCTAGATGATGCCGCAAGACGCGCCACGAAAATCAAAGAAGTTCGAGCCCAAAGTGAAAACAATATTTTATTAGATGCTGGAGATGTCTTCTCTGGTGACCTATACTTCACAAAATGGCAAGGACTGGCTGATTTAAAACTGATGAATTTGATGAAGTACGATGCCATGACATTTGGCAACCATGAATTTGACAAAGGACCAACAGCACTTCGTCAATTCTTAACAGGGGATGCCTCTCTTGTCGATGCAAAAAACCGTCACAACTTTGAAAAGCCTGCCTTCCCTATTGTGTCATCAAACGTTGATGTATCAAAGGAAAAACGATTAAGCGATTTAGTGAAAAAGCCGACTACATTGAAAGCTGGCGAAAAAAAGGAACCCGGTATTTACCCTTACATCCTGCTTGATGTCAGCGGTGAGAAAGTCGCTGTATTCGGATTAACAACTGAAGACACAGCCATTACATCCAGCAGCGGACCAAATATCAAATTTAACGATGCTTATCAGAAAGCAACAGATACAGTCAACACGATTCAAAAAGAAGAAAAAATCAATAAGATCATTGCCTTAACACACATTGGCTATCACCGTGATCTTGAGCTTGCAAAAAAGGTAGACGGTATTGACTTAATTATTGGCGGACATACGCACACCCTTGTAAAAAAATTAAAAGTCGTCAATAAAAAAGAACCAACGATTGTCGCACAAGTAAAAGATTATGGACAATTTTTAGGAAAAGTTGACGTGGTCTTTAACAAAAAAGGTGTCGTTCAGCCAAAAGAATCTTCTTTTCACCTCATGACGATTGATGACTCTGTCAAAGAAGATGCTGAAGCAAAAGCAATCCTTGACAAGTACAAGACCGATATTCACGATTTAAAAACAGAGAAAATCGGTCAGACAGATGTCCTTTTAGATGGACAGCGTGAGCACGTTCGCGCAAAAGAAACAAATCTCGGTGACTTTATCGCCGACGGTATGCTAAAGAAAGCCAAAGAATCTTCAGGCGCTGATTTAGCCATTACGAACGGCGGCGGTATTCGAAGCAGTATTGAAAAGGGAGATATAACATTAGGTGATATTTTGACCGTAATGCCTTTCGGAAACACGCTATATGTTGCTGATCTAAAAGGAAGCCAAATTAAAAAAGCACTCGAACAAGGCTTGTCTAGCATTGAGGAAGGCGGAGGCGCATTCCCTCATGTAGCTGGCATTGAATATACGTTTACACTGAGTAAACCATCTGGCAGCAGATTGATTGATGTGAAACTGAAAGATCAAAATGGCGGCCTGTCTAACATTGATGATCAGAAGACATACCGCGTGGCGACAAACGCATTTGTTGGCACAGGCGGTGATGGATACAGCGTCTTTACAGAAGCCTCTTACGGAGAAGACTTAGGCTATGTTGACTATGAAATCTTCAAAGAGCAAATTGAAAAAGCTAATGGCCGTATTTCACCAACCATTGACCATCGTGTGAAAGAGGTTTTCCTTCCTCATTCAAAAGGAAAAGGAGCCTATGACATTCAAGACGATGCGAAGTTTCAAATGTATGTACAACATACAAATAAAGCATTGCTCTATTTAGACAAAGCTCGTCATACCCAAAATATTCAATTATCTCTATCAAAAGCGCAAATCACCGAGCTCAAGAAAAGAAAACAAGATCCATACGTGACCATCTATCATGATAGAGCCGGACTAGAATTACCGCTTACCAACCTGTCAGAGAAGAACGCCGATGTATGGATGGCGAAAACAGGCAAGGTGAAAAATGCACTGACAGACACATATGATTTCCATATCAAGCAAAATAAGAAAAGTGTCTCCACCTTTAAAGAGCCTGTCAAACTATCATTTACATTAGATGAGCCAGCAAAGGCGAAGAAACCTTCTATCTATTATGTCGATCGAGAGAAAAACCGCTTCTCTCAAACAAGTAACGGTTCCTTTAAAAACGGAGTTGTGACAGGTGAAACGAATCACTTTAGTGAATACACTGTTTTAAATCAAAGTGAAGCTGTTGCAACTGTACCAGATCGAACTGGTGATCAGGGCGATACAAATACACCCAGTGGAAAGAATCCAAATCAAAATCAAAACGGAACGGATTTTCTAGGGGGTGCACTGCCCCATACAGCAACTATGATGTATACCGCTATGTTGATCGGCTTACTCATGCTAGCCTCAGGTGGTATCCTATATGACTATCAGCGCAACCGAGCAAGAAAAGGTGTCTCATCTAAACAATAG
- the treC gene encoding alpha,alpha-phosphotrehalase has product MHQQTNEPWWKKAVVYQIYPKSFLDTTGSGTGDINGVTKKLDYIRELGADCIWLTPMYESPQYDNGYDISNYKKLHEMYGTMADFEHMLKEAHKRGIRVIMDIAVNHTSIFHEWFQASRESKENPYRDFYIWKEPKEDGSPPNDWQSKFGGPAWERDEATGDYYLHLYDVTQADLNWENEKVRKQVYDIMHFWFEKGIDGFRLDVINNISKDQRFLDDAGQSVQGDGRMYYTDGPRIHEFLHEMHQEVFAKYDSMTVGEMSSTNIADCIRYTRPDRKELDMTFNFHHLKVDYPNGEKWAIAPFDFLALKSILSEWQTKMHEGGGWNALFWCNHDQPRIVSRYGDDGTYHKQSAKMLATTIHLMQGTPYIYQGEEIGMKNPTFRDMTSYRDVESFNMYEVMLKKGKTEEEALAILQAKSRDNARTPMQWTSEKNGGFSTGTPWIEPADNDLTVESSLKDPKSIFYHYQALCRLRKEYDVITYGSFTLLLPDDPKIFAYIREGENEKLLVINHFYAGEAKWSLPDELKQAVEEMNHHVLLSNYDDVPKEIKAFTLRPYESIVYHLTKR; this is encoded by the coding sequence TTGCATCAACAAACAAATGAACCATGGTGGAAAAAAGCGGTGGTCTATCAAATTTATCCGAAGAGTTTCCTAGATACAACTGGCTCTGGAACAGGTGATATTAACGGTGTGACCAAGAAGCTGGACTATATACGAGAGCTCGGAGCTGACTGTATTTGGCTGACCCCAATGTATGAGTCTCCGCAATACGATAATGGCTATGATATTAGTAATTACAAAAAACTACATGAGATGTACGGCACAATGGCTGATTTTGAGCACATGCTAAAAGAAGCACATAAACGAGGAATTCGTGTCATCATGGACATTGCTGTCAATCATACGTCTATTTTCCATGAATGGTTTCAAGCCTCGCGCGAGTCAAAGGAAAACCCTTATCGGGACTTTTATATTTGGAAGGAGCCAAAAGAGGACGGTTCTCCGCCGAATGATTGGCAATCGAAATTTGGTGGTCCAGCATGGGAACGAGATGAAGCCACCGGTGATTATTACCTTCATTTATATGATGTCACACAAGCCGATTTAAATTGGGAAAATGAAAAAGTCCGAAAGCAAGTATATGACATTATGCACTTTTGGTTTGAAAAAGGGATTGATGGGTTCCGGCTAGATGTCATTAATAATATTTCAAAGGATCAACGATTTTTAGATGACGCCGGACAGTCAGTGCAAGGTGATGGGCGAATGTACTATACAGATGGACCAAGAATTCATGAATTCCTGCATGAAATGCATCAAGAGGTGTTTGCGAAATACGATAGCATGACGGTTGGGGAGATGTCTTCTACCAATATAGCAGACTGCATTCGGTACACACGACCTGATCGAAAGGAACTGGATATGACCTTTAACTTCCATCATTTGAAGGTGGATTATCCAAATGGTGAAAAGTGGGCCATTGCACCATTTGATTTTCTCGCACTGAAATCGATTCTGTCTGAATGGCAGACGAAAATGCACGAGGGTGGCGGTTGGAATGCGCTATTTTGGTGCAACCATGATCAGCCTCGCATCGTATCAAGGTACGGAGATGACGGCACATATCATAAGCAATCGGCTAAGATGCTGGCTACAACTATTCATCTGATGCAGGGGACACCATATATTTATCAAGGTGAGGAAATCGGCATGAAGAATCCCACTTTTCGGGATATGACCTCTTATCGTGATGTGGAATCATTCAATATGTACGAAGTCATGCTTAAAAAAGGGAAAACAGAGGAAGAGGCACTGGCTATTTTACAGGCTAAATCAAGAGATAATGCCCGGACGCCAATGCAATGGACATCCGAGAAGAATGGTGGATTTTCAACGGGGACACCTTGGATCGAGCCGGCAGACAACGATCTTACTGTCGAGTCCTCATTAAAAGATCCGAAATCTATTTTTTATCATTATCAAGCACTTTGTAGGTTACGTAAAGAATACGATGTCATCACGTATGGCAGCTTCACTTTGCTGCTGCCAGATGATCCGAAAATTTTTGCTTATATAAGAGAAGGAGAAAATGAGAAACTGCTTGTCATCAATCATTTTTATGCAGGAGAGGCGAAATGGTCGCTTCCTGATGAGTTGAAACAGGCTGTTGAAGAGATGAATCATCACGTGCTTTTATCCAATTATGATGACGTGCCCAAAGAGATAAAGGCCTTTACGTTGCGTCCATATGAGTCAATCGTTTATCATTTAACCAAACGCTAG
- a CDS encoding methyl-accepting chemotaxis protein, translated as MAKQSKFGGLTISSKIMSVVVGTLLVTVALFVLTFYLVSQDLSSQLLKQFDYRLTTDIDTAKKEIDNIDGNVLSISGKNDPLYVEAKKKITELKENHSLENLYVLSNKGGKERIIVLTGEDNDFNQDYAFSDEMKQALSEDKVVKSDIYNDSYGTHKSVFLPMKDSDGELTGVLGIDLDASVVPETTKKLTIYISVASIIVLIGGLLFSFIMGRRIAKPARSLMETANRIAEGDLTGTVEVESKDEIGQLAASFQKMQGRIKELIAKISSSSSEVSKMSSQLRTVTNESSQSAQQVSEAMANMSEGINDSVSNITECTTSVAEIDTQIEGVTREVDEMKSVSSNVQEQSESGQKLVQHVLEHLNVLHNMMTNSKQAAEELKSHSTKIESVISIITDISAQTNLLALNASIEAARVGEEGKGFAVVADEVRKLAEQSADAAKTVSDLVIGTQENSQRVLESVEESSRAVEEGREQMQGTSQNFAGIYDGVSQFAIRTNNLLESIQQVKRAYQTISTSIEQISVVSEEHAASSQEVAAASEQQSAGMQQISSAIEQLSDMSKDLAQMVATFKIDEK; from the coding sequence ATGGCGAAACAAAGTAAATTTGGAGGATTAACGATATCCTCCAAAATCATGTCAGTTGTTGTCGGAACATTACTCGTAACTGTTGCATTATTCGTTTTAACATTTTATCTGGTCAGCCAAGATTTATCATCCCAGTTATTAAAGCAATTTGATTATCGATTAACAACAGATATTGATACAGCTAAAAAAGAAATCGACAATATTGATGGCAATGTCTTAAGCATTAGCGGGAAGAATGATCCGCTTTATGTTGAAGCCAAAAAGAAAATTACTGAGCTTAAAGAAAATCATTCGCTTGAGAACTTATACGTATTATCTAATAAGGGTGGCAAGGAGAGAATTATTGTCTTAACTGGGGAAGACAATGATTTTAATCAGGATTATGCTTTTTCAGATGAAATGAAGCAAGCTCTATCTGAAGATAAAGTAGTGAAAAGTGATATTTACAATGATTCATATGGTACACATAAATCAGTCTTTTTACCAATGAAAGATTCAGACGGTGAGCTGACTGGGGTTTTAGGTATTGACTTAGATGCCTCTGTTGTTCCAGAAACTACGAAGAAGCTGACAATCTATATATCAGTTGCTTCTATTATTGTGCTGATTGGCGGATTACTCTTCTCGTTTATTATGGGAAGAAGAATTGCGAAACCGGCCCGCTCACTTATGGAGACAGCCAATCGTATTGCAGAGGGCGATTTAACCGGAACGGTGGAGGTTGAAAGTAAAGACGAGATCGGCCAATTAGCTGCTTCCTTCCAAAAGATGCAGGGACGGATCAAAGAGCTTATTGCCAAAATCTCCAGCTCATCAAGTGAAGTTTCCAAAATGTCTTCACAGCTTCGCACGGTGACGAATGAATCTAGTCAAAGTGCTCAGCAAGTGTCAGAAGCGATGGCGAATATGAGTGAAGGCATCAATGATTCTGTGTCAAACATTACGGAATGTACGACCTCTGTTGCTGAAATCGACACACAAATCGAAGGCGTGACAAGAGAAGTAGATGAAATGAAATCCGTTTCATCGAATGTACAGGAGCAATCAGAATCAGGCCAGAAGCTGGTTCAACATGTGCTTGAGCATCTGAATGTGTTACACAACATGATGACGAACTCAAAACAGGCAGCAGAAGAACTGAAATCACACTCAACTAAAATTGAAAGTGTGATCTCGATTATTACGGACATTTCAGCGCAAACGAATTTGCTAGCACTAAATGCTTCTATTGAAGCGGCACGTGTTGGAGAAGAAGGGAAAGGGTTTGCTGTTGTGGCAGATGAGGTTCGTAAGCTTGCTGAACAATCGGCAGATGCGGCTAAGACGGTGTCAGACTTAGTCATTGGCACACAGGAAAACAGTCAGCGTGTGCTTGAGAGCGTAGAGGAAAGCAGCCGAGCAGTGGAAGAAGGACGTGAGCAAATGCAAGGTACGTCTCAAAACTTCGCTGGTATTTACGACGGGGTTTCCCAGTTTGCAATAAGAACCAATAATCTGCTTGAATCGATTCAGCAGGTGAAACGAGCTTACCAAACAATTTCAACATCTATTGAACAAATCTCTGTTGTTTCAGAGGAACATGCAGCCAGCTCTCAAGAAGTAGCGGCGGCATCAGAACAGCAAAGTGCTGGAATGCAGCAAATCTCTAGTGCAATTGAACAGCTATCTGATATGTCAAAAGACTTGGCACAGATGGTTGCAACATTTAAAATCGACGAAAAATAA
- the treP gene encoding PTS system trehalose-specific EIIBC component, producing the protein MAYQAAADQIVKAVGGKENIEQATHCVTRLRFVLKDEEKVDEKALEQIDEVKGSFSANGQYQVVIGQGVVNRIYAEMVKQTGIGEATKEDVKRVSDQKLNPLQRAVKTLADIFIPILPAIVTAGLLMGINNILTAPDIFFDQKSIVDVYPAWADLANMINLIAGTAFTFLPALIGWSAVKRFGGNPLLGMVLGLMLVHPDLLNAWGYGAAEKSGDIPVWHLFGLEVQKVGYQGQVLPILVASYLLTKLELFLTKRTPESIQLLVVAPITLLLIGFLSFIVIGPITFALGNVLTSGLVAVFQQFAALGGLLYGGLYAALVITGMHHTFLAVDIQLINSKLHGTFLWPMLALSNIAQGSAALAMMFVLKDEKQKGLSLTSSISAYLGITEPAMFGVNLRYRFPFIFAMISSGIAGMFIASQGVLASSVGVGGIPGIFSIIPKYWGAFAIGMVIVLIVPFIGTLLYAKLKRKKDEA; encoded by the coding sequence ATGGCTTATCAGGCAGCAGCAGATCAGATTGTGAAAGCCGTCGGCGGCAAGGAAAATATTGAACAAGCCACACATTGTGTCACAAGGCTTCGGTTTGTCTTAAAGGATGAAGAAAAGGTTGACGAAAAAGCGCTAGAACAAATTGATGAAGTCAAAGGTTCATTCTCAGCAAACGGTCAATATCAAGTGGTCATCGGCCAAGGTGTAGTGAACCGGATATATGCTGAAATGGTGAAACAAACGGGGATTGGGGAAGCGACAAAGGAGGACGTCAAACGCGTCTCTGATCAGAAATTAAATCCATTGCAACGTGCTGTGAAAACGCTTGCTGATATCTTTATTCCAATTCTTCCTGCCATTGTCACAGCTGGTTTATTAATGGGGATTAATAACATATTAACGGCTCCTGATATTTTCTTTGATCAAAAATCGATCGTAGATGTGTATCCGGCATGGGCTGATTTAGCGAATATGATCAATCTCATCGCAGGGACTGCCTTTACATTCTTGCCAGCATTAATTGGTTGGTCGGCCGTGAAACGTTTTGGAGGAAATCCACTTTTAGGAATGGTACTTGGACTCATGCTCGTTCATCCAGACTTGTTAAATGCTTGGGGATATGGAGCGGCTGAAAAGTCTGGTGATATTCCAGTTTGGCATTTATTCGGACTCGAAGTGCAAAAGGTAGGTTATCAGGGGCAAGTTCTTCCCATATTAGTCGCATCATATTTATTGACAAAGCTTGAATTATTCTTAACAAAACGGACACCAGAAAGTATTCAACTGTTAGTCGTTGCCCCCATTACACTTTTATTGATCGGCTTTTTATCTTTTATCGTCATCGGACCGATTACGTTTGCGCTTGGAAACGTTTTGACATCTGGACTAGTGGCGGTCTTCCAGCAATTTGCGGCACTTGGCGGCCTGTTATACGGTGGATTATATGCGGCATTAGTCATCACAGGAATGCATCATACTTTCCTAGCAGTAGATATTCAATTGATTAATTCAAAGCTGCACGGCACGTTCCTTTGGCCAATGCTCGCCTTATCGAATATTGCGCAAGGATCTGCTGCTCTTGCAATGATGTTCGTCCTAAAGGATGAAAAACAAAAAGGACTGTCACTTACATCTAGCATTTCAGCATATTTAGGCATTACCGAACCGGCTATGTTTGGTGTTAACCTGCGCTACAGATTCCCATTTATATTTGCAATGATCAGCTCAGGAATAGCCGGCATGTTCATCGCCTCTCAAGGTGTGTTAGCAAGCTCTGTCGGGGTCGGAGGCATTCCGGGTATATTTTCTATTATCCCGAAATATTGGGGCGCATTTGCCATAGGTATGGTCATTGTCCTCATTGTTCCATTCATTGGAACCCTTTTATACGCAAAACTGAAGAGGAAAAAGGATGAAGCCTAA
- the treR gene encoding trehalose operon repressor produces the protein MKENKFRAIYDQLARRIEQGEWQDKGILPSEHELSLMYDTSRETVRKALNILVQNGYIQKIRGKGSVLLNREKMRFPVSGLVSFKELSQTLGRKTVTTVHEFGLKRPAPYIQSQLKINEQEEVWEVIRSRNISGEEVILDKDYFLQKHVPILSKEICEGSIYEYIEGELGVSISYAQKEFVVEPYTEEDAQYLDLNGLDHVVVVKNYVFLEDTSLFQYTESRHRLDRFRFVDFARREKIDRA, from the coding sequence ATGAAAGAGAATAAATTTCGAGCGATATATGATCAGCTCGCACGACGAATTGAACAAGGTGAATGGCAGGATAAAGGAATCCTTCCATCAGAGCATGAGCTATCCTTGATGTATGACACGTCACGAGAGACCGTAAGAAAGGCATTAAACATTCTTGTGCAAAACGGCTATATTCAAAAAATCCGGGGAAAAGGGTCTGTTTTGCTGAATAGAGAAAAAATGCGGTTCCCTGTTTCAGGTCTTGTTAGCTTTAAAGAGCTCTCGCAGACACTTGGCCGGAAGACAGTCACAACTGTTCATGAGTTTGGATTAAAGAGACCGGCTCCATATATTCAGTCTCAGCTGAAAATAAATGAACAAGAAGAAGTCTGGGAAGTCATTCGATCTCGCAACATTAGTGGTGAAGAAGTCATTTTAGACAAGGATTACTTTTTGCAAAAGCATGTACCGATACTGTCAAAGGAAATTTGTGAAGGATCGATCTATGAGTATATTGAAGGAGAACTCGGTGTATCAATTAGTTATGCTCAAAAGGAATTTGTTGTGGAGCCATATACAGAAGAGGATGCACAGTACCTTGATTTGAATGGATTGGACCATGTGGTTGTTGTGAAAAATTACGTGTTCTTGGAGGATACGAGTCTATTTCAATACACAGAAAGCCGGCACCGGCTGGATCGGTTTCGATTCGTTGATTTTGCAAGAAGAGAAAAAATAGACAGAGCGTAG